Proteins found in one Pseudomonas marvdashtae genomic segment:
- a CDS encoding SDR family oxidoreductase, translated as MDERTPPVVVICGATAGVGRATAHRFAVAGYRVGLLARGEQGLAATQEELKQLGAMSVGISVDVADAEAVLEAAQRMERELGPVGVWVNCAMVTVFSPIRQLGAEEVQRVTAVTYLGTVHGTLAALDLMGRRNRGVIIQVGSALAYRAIPLQAAYCGAKFAVRGFTDSLRCELLHEHSDIRVCMVQLPAINTPQFDWARNKLGKRPQPVPPIHDPDVAARAIFSVVKRTPRELWLGTASLKAIVGTCLMPGLLDRLLARNAYTGQMTNEDDDNQRADNLFESQQSLHHTRGRFAGRSRDSALALSSTQVSALLFAVAGLLAVVLLLF; from the coding sequence ATGGATGAGCGAACCCCACCTGTCGTCGTGATCTGTGGCGCCACCGCTGGCGTCGGCCGTGCCACCGCGCACCGTTTTGCCGTCGCCGGCTATCGAGTCGGGTTGCTGGCCCGAGGCGAGCAAGGCCTGGCGGCCACGCAAGAGGAATTGAAACAGTTGGGTGCGATGAGCGTGGGCATCAGCGTCGATGTCGCCGATGCCGAGGCGGTACTCGAAGCGGCACAGCGTATGGAGCGCGAGCTGGGGCCGGTCGGCGTATGGGTCAATTGCGCGATGGTCACCGTGTTTTCACCTATCCGCCAACTGGGTGCCGAAGAGGTCCAGAGAGTCACGGCGGTGACTTACCTGGGCACCGTCCACGGCACGCTCGCGGCCTTGGACCTGATGGGGCGGCGCAATCGTGGGGTGATCATCCAGGTCGGCTCGGCGCTGGCCTATCGCGCCATTCCGCTGCAAGCGGCCTATTGCGGCGCCAAGTTCGCGGTGCGTGGCTTCACCGATTCGTTGCGCTGCGAATTGCTCCATGAGCACAGCGACATCCGGGTCTGCATGGTGCAGTTGCCGGCGATCAATACGCCGCAGTTCGATTGGGCGCGCAACAAATTGGGCAAGCGCCCGCAACCGGTGCCGCCGATTCATGATCCGGACGTGGCGGCACGGGCCATTTTCAGCGTGGTGAAGCGCACGCCCAGGGAATTGTGGCTGGGCACCGCCTCCCTGAAAGCGATCGTTGGTACGTGCCTGATGCCGGGCCTGCTTGATCGCTTGTTGGCCCGCAACGCCTACACCGGGCAAATGACCAACGAGGATGATGACAACCAACGAGCCGACAATCTGTTCGAGTCGCAGCAATCCTTGCACCATACTCGCGGGCGGTTCGCTGGCCGCTCGCGGGATTCGGCATTGGCCCTCAGTTCGACCCAGGTGTCAGCACTGTTGTTCGCCGTCGCAGGATTACTCGCCGTGGTGTTGCTGCTGTTTTGA
- the nirB gene encoding nitrite reductase large subunit NirB: MNSNVASLNKLQTLIVIGNGMVGHHCVEQLVERGALNHYHVHVFSEEPMRAYDRVHLSEYFSGRDAESLALGEASLYQTPGVTLHLGVPVLEIDRQARQVVTAGERISYDKLVLATGSYPFVPPIQGAEGDSCLVYRTLQDLDAIRAAASNARRGVVVGGGLLGLEAANALKTLGLEAHVVEFAPRLMPVQLDEQGGLALKARIEKLGVGVHLSKGTQSISAGEQYRYRMNFSDDDFLETDLIVFSAGIRAQDTLARQCELQIGPRGGVVIDDLCQSSDPDIYAIGECAAWNGSIFGLVAPGYQMARNVAARLCGEAGEAFTGADMSTKLKLLGVDVGSIGDAHGSTPGSRSFQFIDQTSASYRRLVVDADGKRVIGAVLVGDNSYYDTLLQYMQNAIALPKDAAALILPSSEGAPTLGPAALPEAATICSCHNVTKGSICSAIDGGCTDLGQLKCDTKAGTGCGGCAALVKQVFEHELIARGVSVDKSLCEHFAYTRQELYALVRVEGIISFEELLAKHGRGHTGCDLCKPAVGSILASCWNQPIMDAHLVPLQDTNDTFMANMQKNGTYSVVPRIAGGEITADKLIAIGVVAKKYDLYTKITGGQRIDLFGAQLHQLPDIWAELIEAGFETGHAYGKSTRTVKSCVGSTWCRYGVQDSVQMALTIEDRYKGLRSPHKLKFAVSGCTRECAEAQSKDVGVIATEKGWNLYIAGNGGMRPRHAELFATDLDDVTLIRYIDRFLMFYIRTADKLQRTSVWRESLEGGLDYLKDVIIHDSLGLGAELEAQMQLVVDRYECEWANALKDPEKLKRFRTFVNDKRGDPDVHFVRERGQRRPVHAGELHLIPVTEEVL; this comes from the coding sequence ATGAATTCCAACGTTGCTTCTCTGAACAAGCTGCAAACGCTGATCGTGATCGGCAATGGCATGGTCGGCCATCACTGCGTCGAGCAACTGGTCGAGCGCGGCGCGCTCAACCATTATCACGTGCATGTCTTCAGTGAAGAGCCGATGCGTGCCTATGACCGCGTGCACCTGTCCGAGTATTTCTCGGGTCGCGACGCCGAGTCCCTGGCCCTCGGCGAAGCGTCGTTGTACCAGACTCCGGGTGTCACGCTGCACCTGGGCGTTCCGGTACTGGAAATCGACCGCCAGGCGCGCCAGGTAGTCACTGCCGGGGAACGCATCAGCTACGACAAACTGGTGCTCGCCACCGGCTCCTACCCATTCGTGCCGCCGATCCAGGGCGCCGAAGGCGATTCCTGCCTGGTCTACCGCACCCTGCAAGACCTCGACGCGATCCGCGCCGCCGCGAGCAATGCCCGTCGTGGCGTGGTGGTCGGTGGCGGCCTGCTGGGCCTGGAAGCGGCCAACGCCCTGAAGACTCTTGGCCTGGAAGCCCACGTAGTGGAATTCGCGCCGCGCTTGATGCCGGTGCAACTGGACGAGCAGGGCGGCCTGGCCCTCAAGGCGCGTATCGAGAAGCTGGGTGTCGGCGTGCATTTGTCCAAAGGCACTCAATCGATCAGCGCCGGTGAGCAGTACCGCTATCGGATGAACTTCAGTGACGACGACTTCCTGGAAACCGACCTGATCGTGTTCTCCGCCGGTATCCGCGCCCAGGATACCTTGGCCCGCCAATGTGAATTGCAGATCGGCCCGCGCGGTGGCGTGGTGATTGACGACCTTTGCCAAAGCAGCGACCCGGACATCTACGCCATCGGTGAATGCGCCGCCTGGAATGGCAGCATCTTCGGCCTGGTCGCGCCGGGCTACCAAATGGCCCGTAACGTTGCGGCGCGCCTGTGTGGCGAGGCCGGCGAAGCGTTCACTGGCGCCGACATGTCCACCAAGCTCAAGCTGCTCGGCGTTGATGTGGGCTCCATTGGCGACGCCCATGGCAGCACCCCGGGCTCGCGCAGCTTCCAGTTCATCGACCAGACCAGCGCCAGCTACCGGCGTTTGGTGGTGGATGCCGACGGCAAACGGGTGATCGGCGCGGTGCTGGTCGGTGACAACAGTTACTACGACACCTTGTTGCAGTACATGCAGAACGCAATCGCCTTGCCCAAGGACGCCGCCGCGCTGATTCTGCCATCGTCCGAAGGCGCTCCGACACTGGGCCCGGCGGCGTTGCCCGAAGCGGCGACGATCTGCTCGTGCCACAACGTCACCAAGGGTTCGATCTGCTCGGCCATCGACGGTGGCTGCACCGACCTCGGCCAATTGAAGTGCGACACCAAGGCCGGTACCGGTTGCGGCGGCTGCGCGGCGCTGGTCAAGCAGGTATTCGAACACGAGCTGATTGCCCGTGGCGTCAGCGTCGACAAGAGCCTGTGCGAACATTTTGCCTACACCCGCCAGGAGCTTTACGCCCTGGTGCGAGTGGAAGGGATCATCAGTTTTGAGGAGTTGCTGGCCAAGCACGGCCGCGGCCACACCGGTTGCGATCTGTGCAAGCCGGCTGTGGGCTCGATCCTCGCGTCGTGCTGGAACCAGCCGATCATGGACGCGCACCTGGTGCCGTTGCAGGACACCAACGACACCTTCATGGCGAACATGCAGAAAAACGGCACCTATTCGGTGGTGCCGCGCATCGCCGGGGGTGAAATCACCGCTGACAAACTGATCGCCATCGGCGTGGTGGCGAAGAAATACGACCTCTACACCAAAATCACCGGCGGCCAGCGCATCGACCTGTTCGGTGCCCAGTTGCACCAGTTGCCGGACATCTGGGCCGAGCTGATCGAAGCCGGTTTCGAAACCGGTCACGCCTACGGCAAATCGACGCGCACGGTGAAATCCTGCGTGGGCAGCACCTGGTGCCGCTACGGCGTGCAGGACAGTGTGCAAATGGCGCTGACCATCGAGGATCGCTACAAAGGCCTGCGCTCGCCACACAAACTCAAATTCGCAGTGTCCGGCTGCACTCGCGAGTGCGCCGAAGCCCAGAGCAAGGACGTTGGTGTGATCGCCACCGAGAAGGGCTGGAACCTCTACATCGCAGGCAACGGTGGCATGCGCCCGCGTCACGCCGAGCTGTTCGCCACCGACCTGGATGACGTCACGCTGATCCGCTATATCGATCGTTTCCTGATGTTCTACATCCGCACCGCCGACAAGCTGCAGCGCACCTCGGTGTGGCGCGAAAGCCTGGAAGGCGGCCTGGATTACCTCAAGGACGTGATTATCCACGACAGCCTGGGCCTGGGCGCCGAGCTTGAAGCGCAGATGCAACTGGTGGTCGACCGCTACGAATGCGAGTGGGCCAACGCCTTGAAAGACCCCGAGAAGCTCAAGCGCTTCCGCACGTTCGTCAACGACAAGCGTGGCGACCCGGACGTGCATTTCGTCCGCGAACGCGGCCAGCGTCGGCCGGTGCATGCCGGCGAACTTCACCTGATTCCCGTCACCGAGGAGGTGCTCTGA
- the nirD gene encoding nitrite reductase small subunit NirD: MSQSNVVRIPARDLALEPLQWRALCSREDLVPNSGVVAWHDGSQVALLYLPDEEKPLYAIDNRDPKSGANVIGRGLLGSIKGELVIASPMYKQHFRLEDGHCLEYPEQRLRVWPVRLNGDVVEIGED, encoded by the coding sequence ATGAGCCAGTCAAACGTCGTTCGTATTCCCGCTCGCGATCTCGCCCTGGAACCATTGCAATGGCGCGCCCTGTGCAGCCGCGAGGATCTGGTGCCCAATTCCGGTGTGGTCGCCTGGCATGACGGTAGCCAAGTGGCGCTGCTCTACCTGCCAGATGAGGAGAAGCCGCTGTACGCCATCGACAACCGCGATCCCAAGTCCGGCGCGAACGTGATCGGTCGCGGCTTGCTGGGTAGCATCAAGGGTGAACTGGTGATTGCTTCGCCGATGTACAAACAGCATTTCCGCCTGGAAGACGGGCATTGCCTGGAATACCCGGAACAGCGCCTGCGGGTCTGGCCGGTGCGTTTGAACGGCGATGTGGTTGAGATTGGCGAAGACTGA
- a CDS encoding CBS domain-containing protein — MKTAAQLVRLKSVQNQQVHSIAPEQTVLEALQIMAEKNVGALPVIENGQVIGVFSERDYARKMVLKGRSSVGTPVRTIMSAPVITADSQQSIDRCMEVMTDSHLRHLPVLDNGQLIGLLSIGDLVKEAIVEQADLIRQLEHYIRGH; from the coding sequence ATGAAAACCGCTGCTCAATTGGTAAGACTCAAGAGCGTACAAAACCAGCAGGTCCACAGCATCGCCCCTGAGCAGACGGTGCTCGAAGCGCTGCAGATCATGGCCGAAAAAAACGTCGGCGCGTTGCCGGTGATCGAGAACGGCCAGGTCATCGGCGTGTTCAGCGAGCGCGACTATGCACGCAAGATGGTTCTCAAGGGCCGCTCGTCAGTGGGCACGCCGGTACGCACCATCATGAGCGCACCGGTCATCACCGCCGACAGCCAGCAGAGCATCGACCGCTGCATGGAAGTCATGACCGACAGCCATTTGCGACATCTGCCAGTGTTGGACAACGGGCAGCTGATCGGCCTGCTGTCGATCGGCGACCTGGTCAAGGAGGCGATCGTCGAACAGGCGGATCTGATCCGGCAGTTGGAGCATTACATTCGCGGGCATTGA
- a CDS encoding AraC family transcriptional regulator: protein MTVKTCWYETDSRFIPGHYQPAALIDLALSRGVDSHRLLRGTGLFHEDILAGQSRISPQQFLGLIDNSRRLLDASDSSFLFGQRLLPGHYGPASHALRHAQNLHQALETLIEQQALLCPLAAPRLLLDEHYAYVHWLDSCGADEQWRFVLEASMTSMVAMSAWLSGERLPWQCSFRHDEPRYVEQYWVNLGEHSQFNRPLDLMRLPRHCLAQPWPNVSATAGQVARTEARDRLDELGFTASFLDCLYDYLRSNVQQTPSLEQTAQAFAMSPATLKRKLRKHHTGFQQQVDRVHTHVALYLYQVKGFSNEEVAQYLSFNDTANFRRSFKRWTGSTPKLIRQLLMLG, encoded by the coding sequence ATGACCGTCAAGACCTGCTGGTACGAAACCGACAGCCGCTTCATTCCGGGCCACTATCAACCAGCCGCGTTGATCGACCTGGCGCTGTCGCGGGGCGTCGACAGCCACCGTTTGCTGCGCGGCACCGGGCTGTTTCACGAGGACATCCTGGCGGGCCAGAGCCGCATCAGCCCCCAGCAGTTTCTCGGTTTGATCGACAACAGCCGACGCCTGCTGGACGCCAGCGACAGCAGTTTTCTCTTCGGCCAGCGGCTGCTGCCCGGGCATTACGGGCCGGCCAGCCATGCCTTGCGCCACGCGCAGAATCTGCACCAGGCACTGGAAACCTTGATCGAGCAACAAGCCCTGCTCTGCCCCTTGGCTGCGCCGCGCCTGTTGCTGGATGAGCATTACGCCTACGTTCACTGGCTGGACAGCTGCGGGGCCGATGAGCAATGGCGCTTCGTGTTGGAGGCGAGCATGACGTCGATGGTGGCGATGAGCGCCTGGCTCAGCGGCGAGCGCCTGCCCTGGCAGTGCAGCTTTCGTCATGACGAGCCGCGTTACGTCGAGCAGTATTGGGTTAACCTGGGCGAGCACAGCCAATTCAATCGACCGCTGGACTTGATGCGCCTGCCCCGCCATTGCCTGGCGCAACCCTGGCCCAACGTCTCGGCCACCGCCGGCCAGGTCGCACGGACCGAAGCCCGGGATCGACTCGATGAACTGGGGTTTACCGCCAGTTTTCTCGATTGCCTGTACGACTACCTGCGCTCAAACGTGCAACAGACGCCCAGCCTGGAGCAGACCGCCCAGGCCTTCGCCATGAGCCCGGCGACCCTCAAGCGCAAATTGCGCAAACATCACACCGGTTTCCAGCAGCAAGTGGACCGGGTGCATACCCACGTGGCGCTGTACCTGTATCAGGTCAAGGGCTTTAGCAATGAGGAAGTGGCGCAATACCTGAGCTTCAACGACACGGCCAATTTCCGCCGCTCGTTCAAGCGCTGGACGGGTAGTACGCCGAAGCTGATCCGGCAGTTGCTGATGTTGGGGTGA
- a CDS encoding GGDEF domain-containing protein, with protein sequence MFSVLRPHRLKLALLLLAANLGLLLHLATGTLKPLEEWIWLDILGEGGSALLALVWLGLVLKSRPAGRVTNYLVLGLGCIFFSWWIDSLDEFIRLPESITWDHWLESGPMPVGMILLTLGIYHWHREQLAINGQMEKRERLFREHRLFDKLTPLGGADFLKHELTASLEDSRRRQQPLSLLALDLDNFSAINQRFGHGEGDAVLQAVSQLLVLNLRRQDLLCRLAGDRFVVLLPDTGESQAQRLAVELEQAIRSLAHKTRQHGERLQLSAGTAVVMAFDESPQALLKRLNLRLAQSRQTLAKSA encoded by the coding sequence ATGTTCTCCGTGCTGCGCCCTCATCGCTTGAAACTGGCCTTGCTCCTGCTGGCCGCCAATCTTGGATTGCTCCTGCACCTGGCCACTGGAACGCTCAAGCCGCTGGAGGAATGGATCTGGCTGGACATCCTTGGTGAAGGCGGCTCGGCGCTGCTGGCGTTGGTCTGGCTGGGCCTGGTGCTCAAAAGCCGCCCGGCCGGTCGCGTGACCAACTACCTGGTGCTGGGCCTGGGCTGTATCTTTTTTTCGTGGTGGATCGACAGCCTGGATGAGTTCATTCGCCTGCCGGAAAGCATCACTTGGGATCACTGGCTGGAATCGGGACCGATGCCGGTGGGCATGATCTTGCTGACGCTGGGGATTTATCATTGGCACCGCGAACAATTGGCGATCAACGGACAGATGGAAAAGCGCGAGCGACTGTTTCGCGAGCACCGTCTGTTCGACAAGCTCACTCCATTGGGCGGCGCGGATTTCCTCAAGCACGAATTGACCGCCAGCCTGGAAGACAGCCGACGTCGGCAGCAACCGTTGTCATTACTCGCGTTGGACCTGGACAACTTCAGCGCCATCAACCAGCGCTTCGGCCATGGCGAAGGCGATGCGGTGTTGCAGGCCGTCAGCCAACTGCTGGTGCTCAACTTGCGGCGCCAGGACCTGCTCTGCCGCCTGGCTGGCGATCGTTTTGTGGTGCTGTTGCCCGATACCGGCGAAAGCCAGGCGCAACGGCTGGCTGTGGAGCTTGAACAGGCGATTCGCAGCTTGGCCCACAAGACCCGGCAACACGGTGAGCGCTTGCAACTGAGTGCGGGCACGGCGGTGGTCATGGCGTTCGACGAAAGCCCCCAAGCCCTGCTCAAGCGCCTGAACCTGAGGTTGGCCCAGTCCCGGCAAACCCTGGCGAAAAGCGCCTGA
- a CDS encoding TonB-dependent receptor: MHHRTSTAGLVGFTFTALALAIASERLSAAEQAATEHVEVVGQAASIDQALKEQRSSDSIKSVVHADGVAQLPDENVAEAVQRLPGVSVERDQGEGRFVSVRGLGPDLNSVTINGTLVPAPESERRAVALDVLPSELVQSLSVIKTLTPDMDANSLGGTVDVKSLSAFDHKGLFYTGSSEASYDKNTGQTSPKFSGAISDRFSLGDGIDNFGVAAALSWQKRDFGSDNVETGGAWDFEQGPRLEELEMRDYDIRRERAGGGLNFDYKPDDFSSYYLRTLYSRYKDSETRNAASIAFDDPQAAGELGAAEGERKLKQREETQEIQSYVLGGERLFGLWTLSGQGGYSKSSEDSPGHIAGATFKGIDGFDGGFYDSDKPRPIIAPGFYDPANFSLDKVDWEQQKTTDTEKNLRLDLARDYDLNGYASQVKFGGKVSRRDKDNDLDAWVYEDFGDLGFTDEQLNLGQFQKGNVDYRLGRFGPGISADAIKQLLGGLDRDPFYDAQESRVNDFTMSEDINAAYLMNTVDIDDWRFIAGMRYEGTEFEAKGTGATDGVFTDTQTRRKYHHWLPGLHARYQLDKNTQVRAAWTKSVVRPTFGQLAPGFVIDDDEATFGNPDLKPLESSNLDLGIEHFMGHAGTVSAFVFYKDIKNFVYNTDLAGTGAWTDFAEAHSFANGDSAKLYGLELAYSQKFDWLPAPWNGLLLGANTTFSRSDAEIEGFDQASGTQRKRSIDLPNQSDTVGNLMLGWENDKLSLRLSANYKSAYLYELASISDRDHDLHVDAQTFVDFSARYSLTKNLQVSLEAQNLTDESYFVYTGHRSYNGQYEEYGPTYKLGLTFTHF; this comes from the coding sequence ATGCATCACCGCACCAGCACTGCCGGACTCGTCGGCTTCACCTTCACCGCGCTGGCATTGGCCATTGCCAGTGAACGGCTGAGCGCCGCCGAGCAAGCGGCCACGGAGCACGTCGAAGTGGTTGGCCAGGCGGCCAGCATCGACCAGGCGCTGAAGGAACAGCGCAGTTCCGACAGCATCAAGAGTGTGGTGCATGCTGACGGCGTGGCTCAATTGCCGGACGAGAACGTCGCCGAAGCAGTGCAGCGCTTGCCCGGTGTGAGCGTCGAGCGCGACCAGGGCGAAGGCCGATTTGTCAGCGTGCGCGGCTTAGGCCCGGACCTCAACAGCGTGACCATCAACGGCACCCTCGTGCCAGCGCCGGAAAGCGAGCGCCGCGCCGTCGCGCTGGATGTGTTGCCCTCGGAACTGGTGCAGTCGCTCTCGGTGATCAAGACCCTGACTCCGGACATGGACGCCAATTCCCTTGGCGGCACGGTGGATGTCAAAAGCCTCTCGGCTTTCGATCACAAGGGTCTGTTCTACACCGGCAGCAGCGAAGCCAGCTACGACAAGAATACCGGCCAGACTAGCCCGAAATTCTCCGGCGCCATCAGCGACCGCTTCAGCCTCGGCGACGGCATCGACAATTTCGGCGTGGCCGCGGCGCTGAGCTGGCAGAAGCGTGACTTCGGTTCCGACAACGTCGAAACGGGCGGCGCCTGGGACTTCGAGCAGGGCCCACGACTCGAAGAACTGGAGATGCGTGACTATGACATTCGCCGGGAACGCGCCGGTGGCGGGCTGAATTTCGACTACAAGCCCGACGACTTCAGCAGCTATTACCTGCGCACGCTCTACAGTCGCTACAAGGACAGCGAAACCCGCAACGCCGCCAGCATCGCCTTCGACGACCCGCAAGCGGCGGGCGAGCTGGGTGCTGCCGAGGGCGAACGCAAACTCAAGCAACGTGAAGAAACCCAGGAAATCCAATCCTACGTGCTCGGCGGCGAACGCCTGTTCGGCCTCTGGACCTTGAGCGGCCAGGGCGGCTACAGCAAGTCCAGCGAAGACAGCCCCGGACACATCGCCGGCGCCACGTTCAAAGGCATCGACGGATTCGACGGTGGTTTCTACGACAGCGACAAGCCGCGCCCGATCATTGCTCCAGGCTTTTACGACCCGGCCAACTTCAGCCTCGACAAGGTCGATTGGGAACAGCAGAAAACCACCGACACCGAAAAGAACCTGCGCCTCGATTTGGCCCGGGACTACGACCTGAATGGCTACGCCTCCCAGGTCAAGTTCGGCGGCAAGGTCAGCCGCCGCGACAAGGACAACGACCTCGACGCCTGGGTCTACGAGGACTTTGGCGACCTGGGCTTCACCGATGAACAGCTCAATCTCGGCCAGTTCCAGAAGGGCAATGTGGATTACCGCCTCGGCCGGTTTGGCCCGGGCATCAGCGCCGACGCCATCAAGCAATTGCTCGGTGGCCTTGACCGCGACCCGTTCTACGACGCGCAGGAATCGCGGGTCAATGACTTCACCATGAGCGAAGACATCAACGCTGCCTACCTGATGAACACCGTTGATATCGACGACTGGCGCTTCATCGCCGGCATGCGCTACGAGGGCACCGAGTTCGAGGCCAAGGGCACCGGCGCCACCGATGGGGTGTTCACCGATACACAAACCCGTCGCAAGTACCACCATTGGCTGCCGGGCCTGCACGCCCGCTACCAGCTGGACAAGAATACCCAGGTGCGCGCGGCCTGGACCAAGTCCGTGGTGCGCCCGACCTTCGGCCAGTTGGCCCCGGGATTTGTCATTGATGATGACGAAGCGACTTTCGGCAACCCGGACCTCAAGCCGCTGGAGTCGAGCAACCTGGACCTGGGCATCGAGCATTTCATGGGCCACGCCGGCACCGTTTCGGCCTTTGTGTTCTACAAGGACATCAAGAACTTCGTCTACAACACCGACCTGGCCGGCACCGGGGCCTGGACCGATTTCGCCGAGGCGCACAGTTTCGCCAACGGCGACAGCGCCAAGCTGTACGGCCTGGAACTGGCCTATTCGCAGAAGTTCGATTGGCTGCCGGCACCCTGGAACGGGCTGTTGCTGGGCGCCAACACCACCTTCAGTCGATCCGATGCCGAGATCGAAGGTTTCGACCAGGCCAGCGGCACCCAGCGCAAGCGCAGCATCGACCTGCCGAACCAGTCGGACACCGTCGGCAACCTCATGCTCGGTTGGGAGAACGACAAGCTGAGCCTGCGCTTGTCGGCCAACTACAAGTCGGCGTACCTCTATGAATTGGCGTCCATCAGCGACCGAGACCACGACCTGCACGTCGACGCCCAGACCTTCGTCGACTTCAGCGCCCGTTATTCGCTGACCAAGAACCTGCAAGTCAGTCTTGAGGCGCAGAACCTCACCGACGAGTCGTATTTCGTCTACACCGGCCATCGCTCCTATAACGGCCAGTACGAAGAGTACGGGCCGACATACAAGCTGGGGCTGACGTTTACCCATTTTTGA
- a CDS encoding phytase, translated as MWLSLLAGQALAAPSLKLQPWAQVFPVNALAFLPGNGATERLAAGRDGLLLLDANGRELTRLKGGFEGLDTRALGRNVLVASLDSQRQQALLVSLDPQKRQWSTPLYLPTRDFPVNGLCLYRDEASNLFVFLVGEEGKGEQWLVGAGERLSETAQRVRGLPLPPDATTCQVEDGASQLFVNEERVGWWAYPAASEADAVRIPVAMRTPFGDIEHVAGAMATLPGGMLGLDPDAAQLHLFQQEGRAWIAQAKLPLPGLKEPESLALRKTATGVELLLRDDDNGQLYQGLIDWQPTPLAVPPKLPSVPAVAQSEPVARQGDAADDPAIWVHPTTPALSRVLGTNKKQGLLAYDLQGKLLQELPVGRLNNVDVRSGFKLGIQTVDLAVASNRDRNSLSLFTIDRASGELREAGEIPTSLKEIYGICLFQPAEGELYAFANGKDGRYLQYRLNATHDIVTGELVRQFNVDSQPEGCVADDQRQRLFLGEEDVGVWAMDARADQPSTLTSVIKVGPQLHADVEGIALYRNAGHDYLVVSSQGNDSYVLLDAEPPYTVRGALRVGLNATARIDGASETDGLEVTSVNLGGPWSQGMLVVQDGRKRMPEQAQNFKFVPWADVAKALDLP; from the coding sequence ATGTGGCTCAGCCTGCTGGCCGGCCAGGCCTTGGCGGCCCCGAGCCTGAAGTTGCAGCCCTGGGCACAGGTTTTCCCCGTGAATGCCCTGGCATTCCTGCCCGGCAACGGGGCGACCGAGCGTTTGGCGGCTGGTCGTGATGGCTTGCTGTTGCTCGATGCCAACGGCCGCGAACTGACGCGCCTGAAGGGCGGCTTTGAAGGCCTCGACACCCGCGCCCTGGGCCGCAACGTGCTGGTCGCCAGCCTCGACAGTCAGCGCCAGCAAGCGCTGCTGGTCAGCCTCGATCCACAAAAACGTCAGTGGAGCACGCCGCTGTACCTGCCGACGCGGGACTTTCCGGTGAACGGGTTGTGCCTGTACCGCGACGAAGCGAGCAACCTGTTCGTGTTTCTCGTGGGGGAAGAGGGCAAGGGCGAACAATGGCTGGTCGGCGCCGGCGAGCGGCTGAGCGAAACTGCCCAGCGCGTGCGCGGCTTGCCGCTGCCACCGGATGCCACGACGTGCCAGGTCGAGGACGGCGCGAGCCAGCTATTCGTCAACGAAGAACGCGTCGGCTGGTGGGCCTATCCGGCGGCGTCGGAAGCTGATGCGGTGCGTATCCCAGTGGCGATGCGCACGCCGTTCGGTGACATCGAACACGTCGCCGGCGCGATGGCGACACTGCCGGGCGGCATGCTCGGACTCGACCCCGACGCGGCGCAACTTCACCTGTTCCAGCAAGAAGGCAGGGCCTGGATTGCGCAGGCCAAGCTACCGCTGCCGGGCCTGAAGGAGCCGGAAAGCCTGGCGCTGCGTAAAACCGCAACCGGCGTTGAACTGCTGCTGCGTGACGACGACAACGGCCAGCTGTACCAAGGCTTGATCGACTGGCAACCGACGCCGCTGGCCGTGCCGCCGAAGTTGCCCAGCGTGCCCGCCGTTGCCCAGAGCGAACCCGTGGCGCGCCAGGGCGACGCCGCCGATGACCCGGCGATCTGGGTTCACCCGACCACGCCGGCGTTGAGCCGGGTCCTGGGCACCAACAAGAAGCAAGGCCTGCTGGCCTATGACCTGCAGGGCAAGCTGTTGCAGGAATTGCCGGTGGGGCGCCTCAATAACGTCGATGTCCGCTCGGGTTTCAAACTGGGCATACAGACCGTCGACCTTGCCGTCGCCAGCAACCGTGATCGCAACAGCCTCAGCCTGTTCACCATCGACCGCGCCAGCGGAGAACTGCGCGAAGCCGGCGAGATACCCACGTCGCTCAAGGAAATCTACGGGATCTGCCTGTTCCAGCCCGCCGAAGGCGAGCTGTACGCCTTCGCCAATGGCAAGGACGGTCGTTATCTGCAATATCGCCTGAATGCTACGCACGACATAGTCACGGGTGAGCTGGTGCGCCAGTTCAACGTCGACAGCCAGCCCGAGGGCTGCGTTGCCGACGACCAGCGCCAGCGTCTGTTTCTCGGTGAGGAAGACGTTGGTGTCTGGGCCATGGACGCCCGTGCCGATCAGCCGAGCACCTTGACCAGTGTGATCAAGGTCGGCCCGCAGTTGCATGCCGACGTCGAAGGCATCGCCCTGTACCGCAATGCCGGGCATGACTACCTCGTGGTGTCCAGCCAGGGCAACGACAGCTATGTGCTGCTCGATGCCGAGCCGCCTTACACCGTGCGCGGTGCTTTGCGGGTCGGCTTGAACGCGACCGCCAGAATCGATGGGGCTTCGGAAACCGATGGCCTGGAAGTCACCTCGGTGAACCTCGGTGGGCCTTGGAGCCAAGGGATGCTGGTGGTCCAGGACGGGCGCAAGCGCATGCCCGAGCAAGCTCAGAATTTCAAGTTCGTCCCGTGGGCCGACGTGGCGAAAGCCCTGGACCTGCCTTGA